The DNA sequence GGCTGGGGCAACCTCACGTGACCTCGTGAGGTACACGCATGGTCACTCTGAGCGCTCCTGATCCCTCTCCTTGCCCTTTTCGAAGAGGCGAACGAGGAGGGCGCACAGGAACGCAAGCAGGCCGAAAGGGGCGACGAAGAGCAGCGCGGAGAGGAAGGCCAAGTTTATGGCGACTGCGGGCGAGTTACCGTCCGGATCAAAAAAGCTGGCGAGCCAGGCCAACGGCGGCAGGTACAACATACTTCCGATGAGGACGAAACCCAGGATGATGCAGACGCGCACCACGCTCGAACCCCGGCGCTGTTTCTCGCGGATCAACTCGCCCGCGTTGTCCGCAGATCCATCGGCTAGATTAGCCCGCGCAACCTCATCGGCGGCCTTTCTTTCACGACTATTTGCTGCCGTGACGTCGACAGCCAGCGCCAGGAAGGCAACAAATAGGACGGGGGCAGCAAGCAGAAGAAATCCGACGAGGAACACGACACCTCCAGATGATGGAACCGAGGCCGTCACGACCCTCCGTTCCATTCGGGGGAGGTCGAGATCCTCTCAGCACCACCACCATAGCGCAGCGGCAACGGGGGCCAGCACGGCGACCATCAGGGCCCCGAGGCGCGAAAAGCGCCGCGTACCCACGGACAGCAGGCATTGGGTCGAGGCGGATAGGGAAAAGATCTCCTCGTCGAGGTCGGCTCGCGCACGCACGCTCGGGCGCACGGCGGGCGGATACGAGGGCGGCGCGGGGCGCCGGCGACGCGCGGCTGGCCTGGTGACCTGCGCTCCTCGCGCGGCCACACCGACCCCCTCCGCGTGCGAGTACTGGGAAGGCGAGCGGTACACGATGTCTCCATCGACTATTGCGGTCTGAATGGCGCAGTCCTAGCAATCATGAGGCGTGCATCACATGCATTTGATTTCTTTAATTCCAAACAATTTGATCGGAGCCGCAAACCAACAAACGACTTGCACCCCCTTGCAAAATGAGCCGCCCGTCACACTATGTGTTAGGCTGGCCATGTTCGCTCAAAGCATCGAACGACCCTACGTTGAGGAGAGAATCATGAGCCTGGAAGATCTGGCCAAGAAGGCTGAAGAAGGCTTCGAGAAGGTCGTTGACGCGGCCAAGGAGAAGGCTGAAGAAGCCAAGGACAAGCTCGCCGAGCTCGCTGGCGACGCCAAGGACAAGGCAGAAGACGCCAAGGACAAGGTCGAAGAGGCCGCCGAGGACGCCAAGGACAAGGCAGAAGACGCCAAGGACAAGGTCGAAGAGGCCGCCGA is a window from the Schaalia odontolytica genome containing:
- a CDS encoding YtxH domain-containing protein produces the protein MSLEDLAKKAEEGFEKVVDAAKEKAEEAKDKLAELAGDAKDKAEDAKDKVEEAAEDAKDKAEDAKDKVEEAAEDAKDKAEEIAEDAKDKAEDIKDKLEK